GCAGAAAGGGAATATTTTCATGatactattaaaaaacaaataagattAAAGATTTCACTGGAAAGGCCATTATAAGCATTCAGTTTATCCACCAGAGTAAAACCGGCCACAGATCCAAACAAAAAGATTAACTTGATTACACAGTAGTGCCATGGAGTGGAGAAATAATCAGCAATTACTACTAAGTTGAAGCTGTAGTAGTATACGCATGgactcaccccaccccacctcatATGTAAAGCATCTCCAGGCAGCTTTGGCTCCTGTGGGTAGTGGTCAAGATTACTTCGGTCAGACTGTGAACTTAAACTAAAGTTGAAGAAAATCATTAGGTAAGTACTACTCCAATGGAATAAATACAGTCAAATTGGGACAATTATGTCTTTTAACCTAATCAATGGCTTCACATCATGACAATTTAAATTAACTGACAGGATCATAAATTTTAAGTAAGTTAGCCAGTTGTATGacctagttaaaaaaaatgcttttacagcacatttcttttaaagaattgCCCATGTGGATTCTACCGTCTATGGAATTGCAGCTTTTATCTACATAAtgagtttcttttcaaaattagcGTTTATTTGCTTCCGAGGAGCCCCTAGTCCTCTCTTTGCAGGAAAATGGTTGCAGGGCTCTgattctcctttctctttggaGATGCAAGCTAAAGAGTTGTGATACCTGTGTGTCTTCAgctacaaaaatattaattagtgCAGTTGTCATTTGaatggtatttattttctaGGCACTTTCCAAATATCGTCTGTAggggaaaaagttaaaaagaagttttcaaGTCACACTTTTTACCACAGACTGCCATAACACTCACCTTTTGATAGAACACAAACTTTAAGGTGGTCATTCTTTCCACTAAAAATCCAGCTCCTTTGCACATTTCTCATCCTGGATGGTTCTAGTTTAGTCACCAAGAACAAAGTCTATATAGAAAGACACAACTTACCAAAAAGCCAGCCGGTACTCTTCCAGATACCTAGCCTCTGTGAGCATCTCCTGCCCACATGCCTTTAGAACCATCCTACTTTGAACTTTttgtcagaaaggaaaaacaaaaaaacaaattcagatcTTAGCAGAGGAACTGAAAAGGTGCTTCTTGCCTGTCCTCCCTTATatgctgggggctgtggcagtGAGAAGGTCTCCCAGGACAGGTGCATCTCCACATCAGTTGCTGATACCACACAGCTGAAGGGAATGTGCGTTGAGGAGGGATGTTGTGTAGCTGGTGCGTCCTAGAGGGCCATGGTTACTATAGCTGTTCTACTTTAAATTATAACAATTTCACATTTTGATTAGCACCTTTATGGGTTTTCTTAGAGCCAGAAAGGTGCTCGGAAGGACGCTCTGGAATTCCATTCATATTGGTTGTTTTTACACACAAATAAACTCTCTCTTGTCTTCCTATTGTTTGCTAGTGTGGCTGTTCTTGCTGACATGCCTTCACCATTCCTGTGAGATAAGGAATGCTTTTTGAgaattggtatttttttttgttatactCTTACATGTGATTCACTCACTGATGATTTTATCTTCAGTGATATATTTCCCAGGATACAGTGTAAAGTATACATACTAAGATTATACAAATCCTCACAGTTAAATCTACATAGGTCTACAGTATCTGTCACATTAGTTATTTCATTATCAGTTTATATGATGTGTTTCAATTAGCTTTAGGCATTTAACACCTACTTTGAATCATCTCCTatatcaggggtcctcaaactatggcccacgggccagatacagccccccccAGGGTCCTTAATCTGGCCCCCGCTATTTACAGACCTCCCCCGTCCCCCTCCCCcactgggggttgggggggaaaccaagcagccgcagatgactgcctgccactgcatccacatgccggccccctggttaaaaagtttgaggacccctgtcctaTATGCTACAAAAAGCCAGATTTTGCACAGAGATGTGAAAGCCCTTGTCCACAAGGAGCATCGTGCATACTGTTCCCAGTTTCACACTGAAAACCAGAAGTCAGGCAAGAGTAGTAggtcaaacagaaaacactaaTTTCAGGTCTTTTCCTTCAAGGCTTGGGCTACTTCTGAAGTGATCTACTGTTCCTTGTGTCATCAGGCAAGTCCCAGATATGTCTCTAGACAGGTCAAAACTCAAGAATTTTTATGAGAGTAGAAATATATGTGTTACAAAACCTCTTGTCACCTTCAGAGCACATtgattccccaccccccaccatgTACTCACTGTAGTTGTCTGTCTTGATGCAATCTGAAGTCATCCTAATTAGAGGAAGCTTACAAGAAACTTTTGTGTTTTTATACTCCACCTGACAGTGCTGATTGACAAAGACCAATCCCCCAGATGGAAGCCAGCTGCTCTAGAAGAAGTCAGTGATGAATTTGTGGACGATTGCTTTAAGCCATTGGGAAACAATGATCTCAAGTTGTAAAGATCGAGTCTATTGACATCGTATTCGCCTGCTTAATTCTATgattataaaaattaatatagtgTGATAAAGTTTGACAAGACTTTTTTAGCTAGCCTGAGATTTGtaagtctatttttttttttttttttttttttttgcattcaggAACATTCTCTTTTGTGTTGCTGCCATCATAGCAAAATAATTATATCTCTGGTTAATAAGGGGGAAAATCACTTTAAGGcaaattgttatttttactgctttacACAATGATTAACATTTAATTTGTTGCATCAGCTCTTCATTTAGGAGGAGCCTTTGGGGGATGACCTAGTAAGCAAGAAGTCAGGAGACCTTTGTATTCTTGGCTCTGTCACTGGTCTGTTAAATTGGGATTGTGCCTCAGATTCTTctctttacaataaaaataaagtatacTTCAAGCTTCAAAGTAGTCAGagcaacaaaggaaaatacaagaCATGCTAAATGCATGGTGTTAAGtagtcttttaaataaaaggtcaGACTGACACATTATTAGTCTGATAGCAAGAAATTGTTCTATTGATTTAACATTTGGTCGGTATTCAGATTTGCTGTGCGATGTACACATTGTTTCAAATGTCATAATACTGCCAGAGCCTCGAGCAGACTTCTGTTTCCTtgtaaaaccattttttaaaaaaatgccattaagTTTGATTGACCTGCGTAACTAGTTTTTCATGATTTCAAACATTGCTAgtttttcctggtcttaaaCTGTCTCAGACCTTCCTCTGAACCCTAAGCAGGGATGTTTCCCGTTGATGATGGTGACTGACTGATGATTTTAGTGGTAGAGGTCAGCCTGGCACTAATGCTGCGCATGGCTGGAGTTTATCTGTACCAACTAGTCTGGGATCCCATTTGCTTGTGCCCATGAACATCCCGTCTGCTGGGTGGAAAATCTGTCAAAAGCAGGGGCTGAGAAAAAGATTCTGAAAACACCAATATGTACTGAAGATAATGAATAAGGGAAAACACGAAATATCTGCTGCGACGTAGATCGTACAGATTTTTAACCCAGCATGTCCtaacaaatgtatttgttgggatcaaaatttaaatatacatcAAAACCCCCTTGTATGTGCATTAAAGCTTGCTGGGTTCTGATACTAATAATACTTGAAGTTATATGGCATAACCAGAACCCCTTGataaaagtataatttttaGAGGGGGTGAAATCAATTTTTCTATTGTGTGTGCAACACAGAGGTACTAAGCTTTCTTCGACATTAAGGCTGCGTGCTTCTTTATGCTTAATGAAATCATGTATCAGTATCTCTTCCTGTTTGTTTCTGCAGTTATAGGCAGGtcacaaatacaaattttgGCTTCGCTGAAGATGATCCACTGAGACTAAAAGAAGACGACTTTTGGTCAAATAACAGTCAGTAGTCAGCACTGGGGAATCACAGTCAGAGCTACAGCAGAACCTTTACGGGGTTTTCTACGCTGGGCAGTTTTCATTAGGACAGCAGCAGTCTCTGCTGGCTTAaagctccttccttccttcctggaAGCTGTTGCCTGGAAACTAAGTCCCGGAAAGTCAGGCATTGAGGTGAACTACCAAGGTGCCTCTCAGAGAATTAGAGGCGAGCAAAAGGGAGagcaaaatcaagaaaaaatggCACCTTGCTTTGTCACTAGAATTTGTCTGACAAAATTGTTAAAATTTCTGCTGTGAGTTGACGTTACTGTGTTCATATTTGTCATGAGACAGTCCATGAGCTTCTTTTCAAAAGTAGTTGAGAGATTTAGTTCTGAAAACATGACTTGAATTTCTACCTCATGCTAGTTCTCTCAGAAATGTAAACCTcccttcttattttttaaaatttttgtatattttagaTAATCTTAAACAAtggctatttttattttattttttaaaaatgggttcATTCTATCGTTTTGTACAAAAGGAGCAATCTTCAGCAACTGTATTTAATGAGAAACAGTAATCCCCAAGGAGCAGGGCTCACGCCTTCTCTGACTGCAAAGGACTTACAACATGTTAGCAACAGTATACTCCTGAAACAATAAACTTTGCCTTGCACATTCAGTTGCTTTCAACATTTCTGTGAACAGGAATTATCCCAAACTCACGGTGACAAGATCCTGTCCAATCTGTGCATTTTTAGCAAATCAAAGTCATACAAGCAGATGgtaagtttaattttatttgatccacaagaaaatattttccacaaaaaatattgtaaaaatatATCGTAGTGTGTTTTATTTGGGAATGATGTGTCTTACTCCAGAAATATCAATTTTACAAAGTTGCGCTGTAGTTAATGTGTTTTGAACCGTTATTAGAATATCAAGTCGGTCACATTGTACCCGTTCAGACAATAATTGTTTCCTGgagaaaatataaagcaaatttctttttaactccTGAATAGAAGTAAATGGTGTCTGCAGAGTATGCCCATCCCATACTGGAGTGCCTTTATTACACAAAACCAAGTCAAAGAATCAGTGGCAACTTAGCTGGAAAGCCACTACAAGTGGCTTTGTAAGACTATAGCGCTGCTTGGAGTAATCTAATGATAAGTAAACAGATGTAATTTTATTTAGGTGAAGgagtctttatttttattattgttacatATTAGTATTGTGCCTATTAAAAACGCAGCAGACCTCTGGAACGAGGAGCTCCTTCGATCTCTCACCAGAATGTAGCATTGAACatactgtaatttcttttcttttatgaagGGTCAGTGCATTATTTATTAAGGACAGTGTTTTGTAGAAGAGATTATTTTCCTGGCGAGAAGCTGTCTCCCTGTTGTCTGTAAGCTTGTTTGCTTTCCATTTGCTGCGTGCCTTCCCTGAAGTGCCAGTGCCACAGAAAGCATCGTCAACCAGCGGGAGCTGCACTTCAAGGCATATTGAAGCTGCTGTAGTCTTCAAGCGTTAATGAGGGAGGACAAGCCTTGTGGCCGCAGGTGAGTGACTGGTTGGACATGGCAAGCAGCAGGTGATGCTGTCGCTATGCTGTTACGGGCGGCTCTCTGGGCAAACGGTGCAGCCGCCCCACACAGCGAGTACCCCAAAAGGAAGCTCACCGGCATGTGTGTTTAATTATACCTAGGTATAATCGTTCAATTGTTAAAATTTAGCTGCTTTGTTTAGCTGTTAGCTTGCTTTGGGGAAATCTTGAGTATTTATCAACACGGATGCTCGGATGTAACTTGAGgctattttatattattttataattctgcCTGCTGTCGGACCATGCAGTGGCAGCCTGCCAATGGAGAAGCCGCTATCAAAAGTGCATTTAGGTTCTGACTCCAGGAGGGTGACACAGATGCTAAGGCTACATCCAAAGGAAGGATTTGAGACATTGCAACACCTATCTCCCCACGGCAGCCACCAGGGTATTTGTACAAGGGTCAGGTATACCCAAATGCACTCTTCAAGCGAGTGCAGTTTTCTGTCTGCTATTCACCTGTCTGGCAAGTAATGTCTGTGGagttgaggcttttttttttttttttttttgccttaattACTATTTTTGGCAGTGTTAACATTCTTGAGTCGAGGCTAATCTTAGAAAGGTTGTCCTTTTTTATACTAAAGCTTTATTTTAGCTGTAGTAAGAATAggaatcttttaaaatactggggGTAAACAATATTCAATTAATATGTACTGATCTGATCAGTGCTTTGATATTGGTTTTAAATTCACCTTAGTATATGGTGTGGAGTTTTTTTAGGTAGAGCAAATGTAGGGTATGATCTGATGTTTTACATGCTTTAGAGCTTCAGGGAACATCCCTATTAGCAGTAGAATTTAAGTGGGCCATAATACCTCAGGTTACGTATGGCTTCAAAGAAGACTATGttatttcaaagaagaaaacattacaaCATGAGCagattttgttccctttttcaGCAGAAGCCTGAGAACAGTCTTAATAGCAGGTCTACCAGACCATAGTCTGGTCACTGTGAATTAACAGCAGTCTGGCGCTATGTtacaaagaagcatttttcacAGTTTACTCTTGGTAAAACTACTTCCCCATATAGGTGAATTTCAAATAACTAAGTTTGCATCACAAAGTTTACGAAACAGCTCAATTCACAGACTGTCTTATATCTGAGAATAAGCTAAAAGTAATGATTTACAtagttctgcttctgcttgcttCCCCTTGCTTGAAAAATCATGCTTTGTATCATTTACTACAAGTATCGTTtactaccttttaaaaatagtaacagTTTTTGCCAgtatggaaaacatttttctataaaatgaaaacataaaatggaAAGCACTTTGattgaggaaaaaaccctacacCTTTTAAACTGGCCAtaacagaaaaaggaacaaagcagGTGCTAAACCCCCAAGCTTTTACAAGGCATTCACTGTGTATAAAACATCAGCAAAGTTGTAGCTCTAAGACGGCTCTGGTTAATTCATCCCTTTCTTGACGTCTGAAGTGCTAGTTATGAGTACAGTAGGTCGGGCTGCAGGTCCTGGAGAAGCAGGGTGCCATGTGTGGATGCAAGCCAGATAAAAACTGGTAAAGAACGCAGCCCTTTAGCTTTGGGCCTAAGGCTTATTCAGCAATTCGGTGCGCTGCTCAGGCTTTAGGGTTCCGGAGCTCATATTTGCGTGGCCGTACACAGTCTCACCAACGAGCAGGCGAAGAGCCtacagaagctgaaggaaagcGTACTGCCCCAAGGGTGCTAAGAGTGACATTCTGGTGTAATGCAGCCATAGTTCCCATGAAAAAACCAGTCCTAAAATTATACACCTTTGAAGGTTCATTTCACTAGTTAGCATCAGTAGTTTTTGCACACCTATGtgggttacagtaaaaaaaccaaaccaccacacacccccaaacTGGCACcctagcttaaaaaaaaaacccaaaacaaaaaaaaaaaaaaacaaacaaacccgaacaaaaaaccaacaaaaaaccccaacaaaaccccaggcaaaaaccccaaacagcttTGGTCTGAACACAGTGATCAGATGTCATTAAATTGTCTTACTGCAGAATTTTAGAGAACAGCCTCCGTGCATTTACGGGAGCCAGCGCATCTGTTAATTAGTGTGCTGTTGATCAATATTGTAGTGTTTCTCACTGGTTCGCTCAAGAATGGAAGTTGAACAGTATCATAATCCATATGGTTCCCTGAATACGTCTTGGTTTTATGAGATGCTTCTCATCACCTTCATTATTTTGTGGTTTACAGTCGGGTCAAAGGATCAAAGTAAAATTTATGACAGCGGTTATCTTTGCTACATGCAGACCTTGATTTCACTTCAGCAAAATGCAGACAAATTTACCAAGCATAGAGAGTTCTTCTCTTCTCACCTACAAACAGGCCACTAATTTTTTGTGCAGTACATAAGAATAATCCACGCTTTGTCGTTAAGCATCTCTGGGGCCTCTGTGTACACTCTGTGTACAGTTGCAGGGCAGCCACACTCTTCCCatctttttttaacactgatTTCTGATCACATTCAACACGTACAAAGACAGAACAGACGGCTGATAACAAATGACACTTGATTAATAGATTCTACCATAATCCAATTAGTTTCTTAGCAATATAGgttaaaaggcaatttttttccaacctCTCCTCGCAAACACATTCATACAGTGGCATTATGCTCCCATTCACAGCTGATTTGACTTTATTTGCACTAGTACCAAATACAAACTGCTTAACAGAGAGGACACTCACTGCGCAGGCAGTCCTTGCCAGCCGGGGCTCAGGGCACATCGCTTTCAATAAAAGGGATGTCGCTATATTTGCTTTCAGTCACTGCCCACTGCTTCACCGCCTGATCAAGAATCTCGTGGGAGAGACGGTGCGCATAGTCTAGCACTATAGTGCTTGATGGACTCTTCTCATCTGCCTTCGCTGCTATCAGTGATGATTTCTCCCCAGTGCATCCTTCGTGACCTTCCCTGATCCTTTCATCCTGGACAGCATTTGAACCTTGAAAGGCATCCTTGGATTTGATGCATCCCATGGTAcatttgaaaatgcagctgcaAAATTCAGTTCAACAGCATGTTTTGATAAcctggaaatggtttctgtGTTGGATGCACGGTGTTGCTGCTTCTTGCCCGTGGCTCCGgttattttcaaagaacagaacGTCTCTTTTTGTGCTTCTTTACTTCTGAAGAAATCTGTCAAAATAGAGTTTCatataaatgcaataaaagtCTACCATTTTCAGTGAGCTCAAAGGAAAGCTAAATTCACTACAGGCGCTTGTTGAAG
The Falco cherrug isolate bFalChe1 chromosome 8, bFalChe1.pri, whole genome shotgun sequence DNA segment above includes these coding regions:
- the C8H2orf88 gene encoding small membrane A-kinase anchor protein, which encodes MGCIKSKDAFQGSNAVQDERIREGHEGCTGEKSSLIAAKADEKSPSSTIVLDYAHRLSHEILDQAVKQWAVTESKYSDIPFIESDVP